TTACAAGTATTATACTCCATCTGATTTCTCAGAAAGCATCTTTCTAGCGGTTGCATCCACACCCCAGGAATCTCGGTTGTCCGAGTGGGTTGTTCAAAGGGAGGCCTTTGTGTGGTTGAAGTCCTGATCTGTTCCGTTGTTGTAGTGGTTGTGGTGTGTTCCGTTGTTGTAGTTGTCGTGGATTTTGTTGTAGAAGTTCTTGTGGCatatgttgttgttgttgtcgtggGCTCCGTTGGCCTAACATCTTCTGGTGGCTCTGGTATAACATCCTGAGCCCAAATGCCTCCCAACAGAAAACAGAACCAAAACAGTGAAATTACTTTGCCGCAATACATTTTTTAGCGAGCGGTGTTTACGGAAGCTGATTAGCtaaaatactaaaacaaatccCCAGCTTCGATGTTTAGCTAGTCTTTAGCTACCAAAGAGCATAAAGAGTTTCATGATAACAGAAACCAATCGACACAGAGGCTTTAGATGCTCAAATAATGCTACAAAATGAGCGGTTGAGCAAGCACGCTGAATATTTTGAGCAGTGGGT
This genomic interval from Drosophila mauritiana strain mau12 chromosome 2R, ASM438214v1, whole genome shotgun sequence contains the following:
- the LOC117137719 gene encoding coiled-coil domain-containing protein 80: MYCGKVISLFWFCFLLGGIWAQDVIPEPPEDVRPTEPTTTTTTYATRTSTTKSTTTTTTEHTTTTTTTEQIRTSTTQRPPFEQPTRTTEIPGVWMQPLERCFLRNQMEYNTCWPVPPRAACYRCCYYYDSHITECSKLHQGPCVRYDYSKLKVHVNWKQVL